Proteins from one Paracoccus aminovorans genomic window:
- a CDS encoding CoA transferase subunit A: protein MSKVYASAGSALEGVLRDGMLIAAGGFGLCGIPELLIEAILKAGTRDLTVASNNCGVDGFGLGKLLDSRQIRKMISSYVGENAEFMRQYLSGELELEFNPQGTLAERMRAGGAGIPGFYTKTGVGTVIAEGKDHKDFDGETYILERGIVADLAIVKGWKADESGNVIFRKTARNFNVPAAKCGRICVCEVEEIVPTGSLDPDAIHLPGIYVHRLIQGAHEKRIEQRTTRSRVSDTTRKKETV, encoded by the coding sequence ATGAGTAAGGTCTACGCGAGCGCCGGGTCTGCGCTTGAGGGTGTTTTGCGGGACGGGATGCTGATCGCGGCCGGGGGTTTCGGGCTTTGCGGCATCCCGGAACTGCTGATCGAGGCGATCCTGAAGGCGGGGACCAGGGATCTGACCGTGGCCTCGAACAATTGCGGCGTCGACGGGTTCGGGCTGGGCAAGCTGCTGGATTCGCGCCAGATCCGCAAGATGATCTCCTCCTACGTCGGCGAGAACGCCGAGTTCATGCGCCAGTATCTCTCGGGCGAGCTGGAGCTGGAGTTCAACCCGCAGGGCACCCTGGCCGAGCGGATGCGCGCCGGCGGCGCCGGCATCCCGGGCTTCTACACGAAAACCGGCGTCGGCACGGTCATCGCCGAGGGCAAGGACCACAAGGACTTCGACGGCGAGACCTATATTCTGGAGCGCGGCATCGTCGCGGACCTCGCCATCGTCAAGGGCTGGAAGGCGGACGAGAGCGGCAACGTGATCTTCCGCAAGACCGCGCGCAACTTCAACGTGCCGGCGGCGAAATGCGGCCGCATCTGCGTCTGCGAGGTCGAGGAGATCGTGCCGACCGGCTCGCTCGACCCCGATGCGATCCACCTGCCGGGGATCTATGTCCATCGCCTGATCCAGGGCGCGCATGAAAAGCGCATCGAGCAGCGCACGACGCGTTCGCGCGTCTCCGACACGACCCGCAAGAAGGAGACCGTCTGA
- a CDS encoding BKACE family enzyme, giving the protein MTKPCIICVAITGSLPTKDNNPAVPITVAEQIESTHEAFEAGATIAHCHVRDDAGKPTSDPERFAALKQGLEKHCPGMIVQLSTGGRSGAGRERGGMLRLSPDMASLAVGSNNFPTRVYENAPDLVDFLAAEMIAHDVKPEIEAFDLSHILQAAAMHKDGRIKDTPYVQFVMGVKNAMPVDRDVFDYYIHTVKRLFGEDAPWCAAGIGSNQIVLNEWAISSGGHARTGLEDNVRLDRERLAPSNAALVRRAVELCEKYERPVASWQQARNILGLREVAA; this is encoded by the coding sequence ATGACCAAACCCTGCATCATCTGCGTCGCCATCACCGGCTCGCTTCCGACCAAGGACAACAACCCGGCGGTGCCGATCACCGTGGCCGAACAGATCGAGTCGACGCATGAGGCCTTCGAGGCCGGCGCGACCATCGCCCATTGCCACGTCCGCGACGACGCGGGCAAGCCGACCTCGGACCCCGAGCGTTTCGCCGCGCTGAAACAGGGGCTTGAAAAGCACTGCCCGGGCATGATCGTCCAGCTTTCGACCGGCGGCCGTTCCGGTGCGGGCCGCGAACGCGGCGGCATGCTGCGGCTGTCGCCCGACATGGCCTCGCTGGCGGTGGGGTCGAACAACTTCCCGACGCGCGTCTATGAGAACGCCCCCGACCTGGTCGATTTCCTGGCCGCCGAGATGATCGCCCATGACGTCAAGCCGGAAATCGAGGCCTTCGACCTGTCGCACATCCTGCAAGCCGCCGCGATGCACAAGGACGGGCGCATCAAGGACACGCCCTATGTCCAGTTCGTCATGGGGGTCAAGAACGCGATGCCCGTGGATCGCGACGTCTTCGACTATTACATCCACACGGTGAAGCGGCTCTTCGGCGAGGATGCGCCCTGGTGCGCGGCCGGGATCGGCTCGAACCAGATCGTGTTGAACGAATGGGCGATTTCCTCGGGCGGGCATGCGCGCACGGGGCTCGAGGACAATGTGCGTCTGGACCGCGAGCGGCTGGCGCCCTCGAACGCGGCGCTGGTGCGGCGGGCGGTCGAACTTTGCGAGAAATACGAGCGTCCCGTCGCGTCCTGGCAGCAGGCCCGGAACATCCTGGGACTGAGGGAGGTCGCGGCATGA
- the pcaG gene encoding protocatechuate 3,4-dioxygenase subunit alpha yields MPQELHYLKETPSQTAGPYVHIGLAPGAAGFDIYRQELGHDIVGPETPGQRIRVEGMVTDGTGAPVKDVLIEVWQADGQGIYPHPEDPRHAEVARDFRGWARVVPDFEAGVFSFETIKPGPVQGRNTRMMAPHLSLWLVARGINIGLQTRMYFEDEDNAADPVLNLIEQAPRRQTLIARHLGEGRYRFDIRLQGEGETVFLDV; encoded by the coding sequence ATGCCGCAGGAATTGCATTACCTCAAGGAAACGCCCTCGCAGACGGCAGGACCCTATGTCCATATCGGGCTGGCCCCGGGCGCCGCGGGCTTCGACATCTACCGCCAGGAGCTGGGCCACGACATCGTCGGCCCCGAGACGCCCGGCCAGCGCATCCGCGTCGAGGGCATGGTGACCGACGGCACCGGCGCGCCGGTCAAGGACGTGCTGATCGAGGTCTGGCAGGCGGACGGGCAGGGCATCTATCCCCATCCCGAGGATCCGCGTCATGCCGAGGTCGCCAGGGACTTTCGCGGCTGGGCCCGCGTGGTGCCTGATTTCGAGGCCGGCGTCTTCAGCTTCGAGACGATCAAGCCCGGCCCCGTGCAGGGCCGCAACACCCGGATGATGGCGCCGCATCTCAGCCTGTGGCTGGTGGCGCGGGGCATCAACATCGGCCTGCAGACCCGGATGTATTTCGAGGACGAGGACAATGCCGCCGATCCGGTGCTGAACCTGATCGAGCAAGCCCCCCGTCGCCAGACGCTGATCGCCCGCCACCTGGGCGAGGGCCGCTATCGTTTCGACATCCGCCTGCAAGGCGAAGGTGAAACCGTTTTTCTGGATGTATGA
- the pcaH gene encoding protocatechuate 3,4-dioxygenase subunit beta, giving the protein MRQAEFYQRDREWQPPALTPDYKTSVARSPRLAMLSLQGSMSEITGPTFGHRDIDDIDNDLIRNYAKDGDPVGERIIVHGRVLDENARPVPNTLVEIWQANAGGRYRHKKDSYLAPIDPNFGGCGRTLTDANGYYHFRTIKPGAYPWRNWVNNWRPAHIHVSVFGTAFTQRLITQLYFEGDPLIPLCPIVKAIPDPRAVQQLIAPLDMNAAVPLDCLAYKFDIVLRGRRSTLFENRLEGN; this is encoded by the coding sequence ATGAGGCAAGCGGAGTTCTATCAACGCGACCGCGAATGGCAGCCGCCGGCGCTGACGCCCGACTACAAGACCTCGGTGGCGCGTTCGCCGCGGCTGGCGATGCTGTCGCTGCAAGGCTCGATGTCGGAAATCACCGGCCCGACCTTCGGTCATCGCGACATCGACGACATCGACAACGACCTGATCCGCAACTATGCCAAGGACGGCGACCCGGTGGGGGAACGCATCATCGTCCACGGCCGCGTGCTGGACGAGAACGCGCGGCCGGTGCCGAACACGCTGGTCGAGATCTGGCAGGCCAACGCGGGCGGGCGCTACCGCCACAAGAAGGACAGCTACCTTGCCCCCATCGACCCGAATTTCGGCGGTTGCGGCCGCACGCTGACGGATGCGAACGGCTATTACCATTTCCGCACCATCAAGCCGGGCGCCTATCCCTGGCGCAACTGGGTCAACAACTGGCGGCCGGCGCATATCCACGTCTCGGTCTTCGGCACCGCCTTCACGCAGCGCCTGATCACCCAGCTGTATTTCGAGGGCGACCCGCTGATCCCGCTTTGTCCCATCGTCAAGGCCATTCCCGATCCGCGCGCCGTCCAGCAGCTGATCGCGCCCCTGGACATGAACGCCGCCGTGCCGCTGGATTGCCTGGCCTATAAGTTCGACATCGTGCTGCGCGGCCGCCGCTCAACCCTGTTCGAAAACCGCCTGGAGGGGAACTGA
- the pcaC gene encoding 4-carboxymuconolactone decarboxylase, with protein MTELSDKGMAIRTRVLGAAHVTRAEAQKTPFDQPFQALITDAAWGHVWARDTISLRERSMMTIALLAGLGNDAELMLHLRSIPNTGASRDDVMEALLHVAIYAGVPRANHAIKIAKDIFAEQDQKEEQA; from the coding sequence ATGACCGAACTTTCCGACAAGGGCATGGCGATCCGCACCCGCGTCCTGGGCGCGGCCCATGTCACCCGCGCCGAGGCGCAGAAGACACCCTTCGACCAGCCCTTCCAGGCGCTGATCACCGATGCGGCCTGGGGCCATGTCTGGGCGCGCGACACCATCAGCCTGCGCGAACGCTCGATGATGACCATCGCGCTGCTGGCGGGCCTGGGCAACGATGCCGAGCTGATGCTGCATCTGCGCTCGATCCCCAACACCGGCGCCAGCCGCGACGACGTGATGGAGGCGCTTCTGCATGTCGCCATCTACGCGGGCGTGCCCCGCGCCAATCACGCCATCAAGATCGCGAAGGACATCTTCGCCGAACAGGACCAGAAGGAGGAGCAAGCATGA
- the pcaD gene encoding 3-oxoadipate enol-lactonase — protein MQVLTRPYGALHYRIDGPEGAPIVLFANSLGTDLRLWDALIPLLPSGLRYLRYDKQGHGLSDLGAGDRIEDHAADAIALIETVAGGPVIFVGLSIGGLIAQAVASRRPDLLRALVLSNTAARLGTAESWQQRIDAIRAGGLASIAAGIMDRWFGPAFRATPELALWRNMLARSPAEGYVAACTALSQADQTQATAALRLPALVIAGDSDGASPADVVRATAALIPGADFRIIPGAGHLPCIEQPAAYAAILTPFLERHSQ, from the coding sequence ATGCAAGTCCTGACCCGTCCCTATGGTGCGCTGCACTACCGGATCGACGGCCCCGAAGGCGCGCCGATCGTGCTTTTCGCCAATTCGCTCGGCACCGACCTGCGGCTTTGGGACGCGCTGATCCCGCTGTTGCCGTCCGGGCTGCGCTACCTGCGTTACGACAAGCAGGGCCACGGGCTGTCCGATCTGGGCGCGGGCGACCGGATCGAGGATCATGCCGCCGACGCCATCGCGCTGATCGAGACGGTGGCGGGCGGCCCGGTGATCTTCGTCGGCCTTTCCATCGGCGGGCTGATCGCGCAAGCGGTCGCCAGCCGGCGGCCCGACCTTCTGCGCGCGCTGGTCCTGTCGAACACCGCGGCCAGGCTGGGCACGGCGGAAAGCTGGCAGCAGCGCATCGACGCGATCCGGGCCGGCGGGCTGGCCTCCATCGCCGCCGGCATTATGGATCGCTGGTTCGGCCCGGCCTTCCGCGCCACGCCGGAACTGGCGCTGTGGCGCAACATGCTGGCCCGCAGTCCGGCCGAGGGCTATGTCGCGGCCTGCACCGCCCTGTCGCAAGCCGACCAGACGCAGGCGACCGCCGCGCTGCGCCTGCCCGCGCTGGTGATCGCGGGCGACAGCGACGGCGCCTCGCCCGCCGACGTGGTGCGCGCGACCGCCGCGCTGATCCCCGGCGCCGACTTCCGCATCATTCCCGGCGCCGGCCATCTGCCCTGCATCGAGCAGCCCGCCGCCTATGCGGCGATCCTGACGCCCTTCCTGGAAAGGCACAGCCAATGA
- a CDS encoding LysR substrate-binding domain-containing protein, with amino-acid sequence MIMHPAIKLRHIRVFLAIAAEGNLSAVARAQGVTQPALSRSLAELEDLLAAPLFRREKRRLILTEQGALFRHHAAAAVQALETAAAVLHPEGPGGRIRVGILPTAATRLFPVIALRFRQIAPQVTLAVETGPHSHLVRLLRDGAIDLMIGRMPAARDMAGLRFEHLYEDPIALVSRAGHPLAGQPVAQALAACPLILPPGDAIIRRAVDEYLLVLNRATPQPAFETVALAVGRGILAGSDALWFISRGVVADELQRGTLIEWPTGAAFLSGAVGLTWRQSGGQAGPEKTGLDLIRRLAQEEAAHMA; translated from the coding sequence ATGATTATGCATCCGGCGATCAAGCTGCGGCATATCCGCGTCTTCCTGGCCATCGCGGCCGAAGGCAACCTTTCGGCCGTCGCCCGCGCGCAGGGGGTGACGCAGCCCGCGCTCAGTCGCTCGCTGGCCGAGCTCGAGGACCTGCTGGCCGCCCCGCTGTTCCGACGCGAGAAGCGCCGCCTGATCCTGACCGAACAGGGGGCGCTGTTCCGCCACCATGCCGCCGCCGCGGTGCAGGCGCTGGAAACCGCCGCCGCCGTCCTGCACCCCGAAGGGCCGGGCGGGCGCATCCGCGTCGGCATCCTGCCGACGGCGGCGACGCGGCTGTTCCCGGTCATCGCGCTGCGCTTTCGCCAGATCGCGCCGCAGGTCACGCTGGCGGTCGAGACCGGGCCGCATTCCCATCTGGTGCGCCTGCTGCGCGACGGCGCCATCGACCTGATGATCGGGCGGATGCCGGCGGCGCGGGACATGGCCGGGCTGCGGTTCGAGCATCTCTACGAAGACCCCATCGCGCTGGTGTCGCGGGCCGGCCATCCGCTGGCGGGGCAGCCCGTCGCGCAGGCGCTGGCCGCCTGCCCGCTGATCCTGCCGCCGGGCGATGCGATCATCCGCCGGGCGGTGGACGAATACCTGCTGGTGCTGAACCGCGCCACCCCGCAGCCGGCCTTCGAGACCGTCGCCCTGGCGGTGGGGCGCGGCATCCTGGCCGGTTCGGACGCGCTGTGGTTCATTTCGCGCGGCGTGGTGGCGGACGAGCTGCAGCGGGGCACGCTGATCGAATGGCCGACCGGAGCCGCCTTCCTGTCGGGCGCGGTCGGGCTGACATGGCGGCAATCCGGGGGCCAGGCGGGACCGGAGAAAACCGGCCTCGACCTGATCCGGCGGCTTGCGCAAGAGGAAGCCGCCCATATGGCCTAG